One Alphaproteobacteria bacterium HT1-32 genomic region harbors:
- a CDS encoding DUF1194 domain-containing protein, protein MNRLFRRLREATGILAGAFCATVGTFTSAPAQMPVDIELVLALDCSYSVDSEEFSLQVLGLSDAFRSPEVIRAIADGQFGRIGVSVIQWSNYQSQEQAIGWSLVTGQDSAIALSARIANMPRVTAEGATSISGALAAALDAFQRSPFSGSRRVIDVSGDGRNNSGPELAILRAQVLAQNITINGLAILNDVPTLDYYYRQQLIGGPAAFVIPANDYDDYVRAIRLKLLKEIRSFPISDSGDDETDDLAYLLSRPHMPPAQ, encoded by the coding sequence GCAGATTACGCGAAGCCACCGGCATCCTGGCTGGTGCTTTTTGCGCGACTGTCGGAACGTTTACATCTGCTCCGGCGCAGATGCCTGTGGATATCGAACTGGTGCTTGCACTGGACTGTTCCTACAGCGTCGATTCAGAGGAATTCTCGCTTCAGGTGCTGGGGCTTTCCGATGCCTTTCGCTCACCTGAGGTGATCAGGGCGATCGCAGACGGACAGTTTGGCCGGATCGGTGTCAGCGTGATTCAGTGGTCAAACTATCAAAGTCAGGAACAGGCGATTGGCTGGAGCCTGGTCACCGGTCAGGATTCAGCCATCGCGCTTTCCGCCCGAATCGCCAATATGCCACGGGTAACTGCCGAGGGGGCGACATCCATATCTGGCGCGCTGGCCGCCGCGCTGGACGCCTTTCAGCGATCTCCCTTCTCTGGCAGCCGCCGGGTCATCGATGTTTCCGGCGACGGACGAAATAACAGCGGACCTGAACTCGCTATCCTGCGGGCACAGGTTCTGGCGCAGAACATTACGATCAACGGCCTGGCGATTCTGAATGATGTTCCGACGCTGGATTACTATTACCGCCAGCAACTGATCGGCGGACCGGCGGCCTTTGTCATACCGGCCAATGATTATGACGACTATGTCCGGGCAATCCGTCTGAAATTGCTGAAGGAAATTCGCAGCTTTCCGATCTCTGACAGCGGTGACGATGAGACTGACGACCTCGCCTACCTGCTCTCCCGCCCCCATATGCCTCCGGCTCAGTGA
- a CDS encoding amidase — MADDLCQLTACEAVDLLHAGEVTPLDLVEASAKRIAAVDAELNAIPTLCPDRARDHARRIMAGTDAAGLLGGLPVGIKDLSPVAGVRSTWGSPVFSGHVPARSSFIVETLEAQGGIVMGKTNTPEFGAGGSTFNEVFGKTRNPWDSRKSVAGSSGGSAAAVASGAVFAALGSDLGGSLRMPASFNGIVGLRPSPGVCPFGPEEYAFSHLSVEGPMGRTAADVALMLDALARRHAEDPLSVGNISGESYLSQVQNRRPPGRVAFAPDLGGIMPVDPMVQEICRAAADKFREAGVEVIEDCPDLTAAADCFQTLRAAWFVANMGPLIREHRDQFKPEIIWNYEKGAALTADEIGQAERQRSAIYRSMQDFFRRYDLLLCPTTIVPPFDVDVRYVEEAAGVKFDNYIDWVTATSAISVSGCPAASAPAGFTDEGLPVGIQIIGPMHGDGRVLAAVALLDEMTGYSKLLPVDPRICH; from the coding sequence ATGGCGGATGATCTCTGTCAACTGACGGCATGCGAGGCGGTTGACCTGCTTCATGCCGGCGAGGTTACGCCGCTGGATCTGGTCGAAGCGTCTGCGAAACGCATTGCCGCGGTGGATGCTGAACTCAATGCCATTCCGACGCTTTGTCCGGATCGGGCCCGCGATCATGCGCGGCGTATCATGGCGGGTACGGATGCTGCCGGCCTGCTGGGAGGGCTGCCGGTGGGAATCAAGGATCTGAGCCCCGTTGCCGGTGTCCGGTCTACCTGGGGATCGCCGGTTTTCTCCGGTCATGTTCCGGCAAGGTCATCTTTTATCGTCGAAACCCTCGAAGCACAGGGGGGGATTGTGATGGGCAAAACCAATACGCCGGAATTTGGCGCGGGTGGCTCGACCTTCAACGAGGTGTTCGGCAAGACACGTAATCCGTGGGACAGCCGGAAATCTGTTGCCGGATCTTCCGGCGGGTCGGCTGCTGCTGTCGCATCGGGGGCGGTGTTTGCCGCATTGGGCAGTGATCTCGGCGGGTCACTGCGTATGCCGGCGTCATTCAACGGGATTGTCGGCCTGCGACCCAGCCCCGGCGTCTGCCCTTTTGGTCCGGAAGAATATGCCTTCAGCCATCTGTCCGTTGAAGGCCCGATGGGGCGTACTGCGGCGGATGTGGCGCTGATGCTGGATGCACTTGCGCGCCGTCATGCAGAAGACCCGCTTTCGGTCGGTAACATATCCGGCGAAAGCTATCTCTCTCAGGTGCAGAACCGGCGACCGCCCGGACGAGTGGCCTTTGCCCCGGATCTTGGCGGCATCATGCCGGTTGATCCGATGGTGCAGGAGATCTGCCGGGCCGCAGCTGACAAGTTCAGAGAAGCTGGCGTTGAAGTGATTGAGGACTGCCCGGATCTGACTGCAGCCGCTGATTGTTTCCAGACCCTGCGGGCAGCCTGGTTTGTCGCCAATATGGGCCCGCTGATCAGGGAGCACAGAGACCAGTTCAAACCTGAAATCATCTGGAATTATGAGAAAGGTGCCGCCCTGACGGCTGATGAAATCGGCCAGGCTGAGCGTCAGAGATCAGCAATTTATCGCAGCATGCAGGATTTCTTCCGGCGTTATGACCTGCTGCTGTGCCCGACCACCATTGTGCCGCCGTTTGACGTAGATGTCCGGTATGTCGAGGAGGCAGCGGGTGTTAAGTTCGATAACTATATTGACTGGGTTACGGCGACCTCCGCGATTTCGGTCAGTGGTTGCCCGGCAGCGTCGGCTCCTGCTGGTTTTACTGACGAGGGGCTGCCTGTCGGTATCCAGATCATCGGCCCGATGCATGGTGACGGCCGGGTGCTTGCAGCAGTGGCTTTGCTTGATGAGATGACAGGTTATTCAAAATTGCTCCCGGTTGATCCCCGCATCTGTCACTGA
- a CDS encoding DUF1330 domain-containing protein has translation MTAYVIAQIDVQDTGAYETYKSMAPAAISAYGGKYIARGGALEILEGENDLPRTVILEFPDMDTARTWYNSPEYGAAKAAREGAARTRFLLVDGL, from the coding sequence ATGACAGCCTACGTGATTGCACAGATCGATGTTCAGGACACCGGAGCGTACGAAACCTACAAGTCCATGGCCCCCGCTGCGATTTCGGCTTATGGCGGGAAGTATATTGCCCGGGGTGGCGCGCTGGAAATTCTGGAAGGCGAAAACGACCTGCCCCGAACCGTCATTCTCGAATTTCCGGATATGGATACTGCGCGAACCTGGTACAATTCACCGGAATATGGCGCCGCGAAAGCTGCCCGGGAAGGCGCTGCCAGAACCCGGTTCCTGCTGGTCGACGGGCTTTAA
- a CDS encoding 2-keto-4-pentenoate hydratase, protein MKLATLKEGGRDGTLIVVSRDLSKAVRADSVAPTMQFAVQNWYDVAPQLERIYDGLNEGTEKDAFDLAMSALASPLPRAYQWADGSAYVNHVELVRKARNAEVPASFYEDPLMYQGGSDSFIGPRDDIEMEDEAWGIDFESEIAVITDDVPMGLAPELAGAHIKLLMLVNDVSLRNLIPAELEKGFGFFQSKPSSAFSPVAVTRDELGASWLGGKLHLPLLSELNGKPFGKPQAGVDMTFNFPRLISHAAKTRPLGAGTIIGSGTVSNKQNTRYGSAIEDGGVGYSCIAELRMYETINNGKPTTPFMQFGDTIRIEMLDIDGTSIFGAIDQKVVRYRG, encoded by the coding sequence GTGAAGCTTGCGACCCTGAAGGAAGGCGGCCGGGATGGTACGCTGATCGTTGTCAGCCGTGATCTGTCAAAGGCAGTCCGGGCAGACTCTGTTGCCCCCACAATGCAGTTTGCCGTGCAGAACTGGTATGATGTCGCGCCTCAGTTGGAACGCATTTATGACGGTTTGAATGAAGGCACTGAAAAGGATGCCTTTGATCTTGCCATGAGTGCACTGGCATCTCCTCTGCCGCGTGCCTATCAGTGGGCGGATGGCAGTGCCTACGTCAATCATGTGGAACTGGTGCGCAAAGCCCGGAATGCGGAAGTGCCGGCCAGTTTTTACGAAGACCCTCTGATGTATCAGGGCGGCTCCGACAGCTTTATCGGACCGCGTGACGATATCGAAATGGAAGACGAAGCCTGGGGCATTGATTTCGAGTCAGAGATCGCAGTGATTACAGATGATGTTCCGATGGGGCTCGCACCGGAACTGGCGGGAGCGCATATCAAGCTGCTGATGCTGGTGAATGATGTCAGTCTGCGAAACCTGATCCCGGCGGAACTGGAAAAGGGATTTGGTTTCTTTCAGTCCAAACCGTCATCCGCCTTCTCACCGGTTGCCGTAACCAGAGATGAACTGGGGGCCTCATGGCTGGGTGGCAAGCTTCACCTTCCGCTTCTGTCGGAACTCAACGGCAAGCCGTTCGGCAAGCCGCAGGCGGGTGTTGATATGACTTTCAACTTCCCGAGGCTGATCAGTCATGCGGCGAAAACCCGCCCCCTGGGAGCAGGCACCATCATCGGTTCGGGAACCGTTTCGAATAAACAGAACACCCGCTATGGCTCGGCCATTGAAGACGGTGGTGTCGGTTATTCCTGTATTGCTGAACTGCGCATGTACGAGACCATCAATAACGGCAAGCCGACCACCCCGTTCATGCAGTTCGGCGACACGATCCGTATCGAGATGCTGGATATCGACGGTACATCGATTTTCGGCGCAATCGATCAGAAGGTAGTGCGCTATCGCGGATGA
- a CDS encoding homogentisate 1,2-dioxygenase translates to MKHNISFPRSSGLAARQAHVALPKGTYEREMGKEGFFGPATHFYHAHPPTGWVDWEGPLRPRAFDLNRISATQASPWGATTILHNASVQMRFWRAPAKMDHLVRNGDGDDLLFIHQGAGDLFCDFGHLSFEAGDYLLLPRGTMWRIETTSQVTALMIEATNGSYKLPDKGVLGPHAIFDPAVLDTPLINEHFENQKTQTGPGGVWQVRIKRRNVISTVSYPYNPLDIVGWKGDLAAVRLNLRDIRPVMSHRYHVPPSVHSTFVADRFVVCTFTPRPFESDPEALKVPFYHNNDDFDEVLFYHAGDFFSRDNIEVGMVTFHPCGFTHGPHPKALEAAFTPRKPATDEYAVMVDTRDPLDIGAIPDGVEWDGYVDSWRVKENTE, encoded by the coding sequence ATGAAGCACAATATCTCTTTTCCGCGTAGCTCCGGACTGGCTGCCCGGCAGGCGCATGTGGCTTTGCCGAAAGGCACTTATGAGCGCGAAATGGGGAAGGAGGGCTTCTTCGGTCCGGCCACTCATTTCTATCACGCCCATCCGCCTACGGGCTGGGTTGACTGGGAAGGTCCCCTTCGTCCCCGCGCATTTGACCTGAACCGGATCAGCGCGACGCAGGCCAGCCCCTGGGGGGCAACAACCATCCTGCACAATGCTTCCGTTCAGATGCGGTTCTGGCGTGCCCCGGCGAAAATGGATCACCTGGTCCGCAATGGCGATGGCGATGATCTGCTGTTCATTCATCAGGGGGCGGGGGATCTGTTCTGTGACTTTGGTCACCTGTCTTTTGAAGCCGGGGATTATCTGTTGCTGCCGCGGGGTACGATGTGGCGCATTGAAACCACAAGCCAGGTCACGGCCCTGATGATCGAGGCAACTAACGGATCCTACAAACTGCCGGATAAAGGCGTGCTTGGGCCACATGCAATTTTCGACCCTGCGGTGCTGGACACGCCGCTCATCAATGAACACTTCGAGAACCAGAAAACCCAGACCGGACCGGGTGGAGTCTGGCAGGTGCGGATCAAGCGGCGGAACGTCATCAGCACGGTCAGCTATCCCTACAACCCGCTGGATATTGTTGGCTGGAAAGGTGATCTTGCGGCTGTCCGGCTGAATCTGCGCGATATTCGGCCGGTCATGAGCCATCGCTATCATGTTCCGCCGTCAGTTCATTCCACCTTTGTGGCCGACCGGTTCGTCGTCTGTACCTTTACGCCGCGGCCTTTTGAAAGTGACCCGGAGGCGCTGAAAGTCCCATTTTATCATAACAATGATGATTTTGATGAAGTTCTGTTCTATCACGCCGGTGACTTTTTCAGCCGCGACAATATCGAGGTGGGAATGGTGACATTTCATCCCTGCGGATTCACGCACGGGCCGCATCCGAAAGCGCTGGAGGCTGCGTTTACGCCCCGTAAGCCGGCGACAGATGAATATGCGGTGATGGTGGATACCCGTGACCCGCTGGATATTGGTGCAATACCAGACGGGGTTGAGTGGGATGGTTATGTGGATTCCTGGCGTGTGAAGGAGAATACGGAGTGA
- a CDS encoding MarR family transcriptional regulator: MGRKCTDSDSGQAELRLEEFLPYRLSILAGRVSVSFAGIYKQRFGISIPQWRVLANLGQFAPLSAAELARHSSMDKVQISRTISKMARAGLITRQTDPDDNRALILSLSDRGQALLAQIIPLALAWEAELLSDLDEQEIALLDNLLNRLGNKVDRLSATAD, encoded by the coding sequence ATGGGTAGAAAATGCACAGACAGTGATAGCGGACAGGCTGAACTGCGGCTTGAGGAATTTCTGCCCTACCGCCTGTCGATTCTGGCCGGCCGGGTTTCTGTATCGTTTGCCGGTATCTACAAGCAGCGTTTCGGCATTTCGATACCCCAATGGCGCGTGCTTGCGAATCTGGGGCAATTTGCTCCGCTGTCAGCCGCTGAACTGGCCCGGCACAGCTCTATGGACAAGGTTCAGATCAGCCGGACAATCTCAAAAATGGCCCGGGCCGGGCTGATCACCCGACAGACAGACCCTGACGACAATCGCGCTCTGATTCTCAGCCTGAGTGACAGAGGGCAGGCGTTGCTTGCACAAATCATCCCGCTGGCACTGGCCTGGGAGGCAGAGCTTCTCTCGGATCTGGACGAACAGGAAATCGCTTTGCTGGATAACCTGCTGAATCGCCTTGGAAACAAGGTTGACCGGCTGTCCGCTACAGCAGATTAA
- the maiA gene encoding maleylacetoacetate isomerase, translating into MKHYGYFRSSAAYRVRIALALKELPHDFISVHLKKDGGQHQKPDYLSLNPQGLVPTLITDDGAALTQSLAIIEYLDEVHPTPAFLPSDPLGRAKVRAIAQAIACDIHPVNNLRILDYITGPLGGSKEDMLIWYKHWINEGFRGLEGLLQASSHGKFCYGDTPGLADICLVPQVFNAQRFNCDLSAFPRSVEIASRCNEMPAFANAAPGKQPDAE; encoded by the coding sequence ATGAAGCATTACGGTTATTTCCGAAGTTCTGCCGCCTATCGCGTCAGAATCGCTCTGGCCCTCAAAGAACTACCGCACGACTTTATCAGCGTGCATCTGAAAAAAGACGGCGGACAGCATCAGAAGCCGGATTATCTCAGCCTCAACCCGCAGGGTCTGGTGCCGACACTGATAACCGACGACGGGGCTGCACTTACACAATCGCTGGCGATCATTGAATATCTTGATGAAGTTCACCCAACGCCTGCATTTCTGCCATCTGACCCGCTCGGGCGGGCCAAGGTTCGCGCCATCGCACAGGCGATTGCCTGCGATATTCACCCCGTCAACAATCTGCGTATTCTCGACTACATCACCGGCCCTCTGGGCGGCAGCAAGGAAGATATGCTGATCTGGTACAAACACTGGATCAATGAAGGCTTCAGGGGATTGGAAGGGCTGTTGCAGGCTTCTTCTCATGGCAAATTCTGCTATGGCGACACACCCGGTCTGGCCGATATCTGTCTGGTCCCGCAGGTGTTCAATGCCCAGCGTTTCAATTGCGACCTCTCCGCCTTCCCGCGATCTGTCGAGATTGCCAGCCGTTGCAACGAAATGCCTGCCTTCGCGAATGCTGCGCCCGGCAAACAGCCGGATGCAGAATAG
- a CDS encoding enoyl-CoA hydratase — protein MPAPEILPDAPLLLREDDGPVARLTLNRPDQFNALSEEMLDALQLTLDEIAETPAIRLVTIGARGKAFCAGHDLKQMRARPDQHYYEWLFRKCSRMMLTMMRLPQPVIARVQGIATAAGCQLVANCDLAVASEDARFATSGIGVGLFCFTPGVALSRNVSRKDAFEMLFTGDFIDAPRAKSMGLVNRVVLPEALDKAVDALAAPILSKSAAAVAAGKRAYYRQLEMGVDAAYAFTAEEMARNMMCADASEGIDAFLQKRKPEWTHK, from the coding sequence ATGCCTGCACCTGAAATCCTGCCTGATGCCCCGCTATTGCTGCGTGAGGATGACGGCCCCGTTGCCCGCCTCACCCTCAACCGCCCGGACCAGTTCAATGCATTGTCAGAGGAAATGCTGGATGCCCTGCAACTGACACTGGACGAAATTGCAGAGACACCGGCAATCCGTCTGGTCACCATCGGCGCCCGTGGCAAGGCGTTCTGCGCCGGACATGACCTGAAGCAGATGCGCGCCCGGCCGGACCAGCATTATTACGAATGGCTGTTCCGGAAATGCAGCCGGATGATGCTGACCATGATGCGCCTGCCACAACCGGTCATTGCCCGGGTGCAGGGCATCGCCACTGCCGCCGGGTGTCAGCTGGTTGCCAATTGCGACCTTGCCGTCGCCAGCGAGGACGCGCGATTTGCCACCTCCGGTATTGGCGTCGGGCTGTTCTGCTTTACACCCGGCGTTGCCCTGTCCCGCAATGTCAGCCGCAAAGATGCCTTCGAGATGCTGTTTACCGGTGATTTTATTGATGCGCCGAGGGCAAAATCCATGGGGCTGGTCAACCGTGTGGTCTTGCCGGAAGCACTGGATAAAGCCGTTGACGCACTGGCCGCTCCCATCCTGTCAAAATCAGCAGCTGCGGTCGCCGCCGGCAAACGCGCCTATTACCGACAGCTTGAAATGGGTGTCGATGCGGCCTACGCCTTCACCGCAGAAGAAATGGCCCGGAACATGATGTGCGCCGATGCCAGCGAGGGCATTGATGCTTTCCTGCAAAAGCGTAAACCGGAGTGGACGCACAAATAA
- a CDS encoding universal stress protein, translating to MEAAMFDTIIVPIDLSQAEVAPQMIKLAKALSKPGAKLILCNVLWNIPEYVAIELPENLGKEARAKAEAKLSAIATQSGISADIVVASGQPANEIIRLAEKRNAGLIIVASHKPGLQDFFIGSTASRIVSHAKCNVHVMR from the coding sequence ATGGAGGCTGCAATGTTTGATACCATTATCGTCCCGATTGATCTGAGCCAGGCAGAAGTTGCCCCGCAGATGATTAAACTTGCGAAGGCTCTTTCCAAACCCGGCGCGAAGCTGATCCTGTGCAATGTGCTCTGGAATATTCCGGAATATGTCGCGATCGAACTGCCGGAAAATCTGGGCAAGGAGGCCCGTGCAAAGGCTGAGGCGAAGCTCTCTGCGATTGCCACCCAGTCCGGAATCAGTGCGGATATCGTTGTGGCAAGCGGGCAGCCCGCAAATGAAATCATCAGGCTCGCAGAAAAACGCAATGCCGGCCTGATTATTGTCGCGTCCCACAAACCGGGACTTCAGGACTTTTTCATCGGTTCAACCGCATCGCGGATTGTCAGCCATGCAAAGTGTAATGTGCATGTGATGCGCTGA
- a CDS encoding ABC transporter substrate-binding protein: MPNSDTSAIHSITRTLQRLITLLFIVSMIGVVAHIERAAAAEPDAFVQSMASRALTISSDEARSDEQKVSELRAVFQDGFDVDYIGKYVLGRYWRQATEDERSDYLKVFEEYVVHSYAQRFSKFDGGSLQVGRSDKFQDDVHRVQSVFRGKDGQDVRLDWFVHETAAGLRAVDVVVEGISLRKTQRDEFMAVIRNGGGTVAGLIKDLRKLVDKLKTA, encoded by the coding sequence ATGCCGAATAGTGACACCAGTGCGATCCACTCCATTACACGGACGCTGCAACGGCTGATCACCCTACTGTTCATTGTCAGCATGATTGGTGTTGTCGCGCATATCGAACGTGCGGCGGCTGCGGAACCCGATGCCTTTGTCCAGTCCATGGCCTCCAGAGCGCTGACAATTTCCAGCGATGAAGCACGCAGTGATGAACAGAAAGTCAGTGAGCTGCGGGCTGTGTTTCAGGATGGGTTCGATGTTGATTACATCGGTAAATATGTGCTTGGCCGCTACTGGCGGCAGGCGACCGAAGATGAACGCAGCGACTACCTCAAGGTTTTTGAGGAATATGTGGTTCATTCCTATGCCCAGCGGTTCTCCAAATTTGATGGCGGCAGCCTTCAGGTCGGCCGTTCAGACAAATTTCAGGATGACGTGCACCGGGTTCAGTCCGTGTTCAGGGGCAAGGACGGTCAGGATGTACGGCTGGACTGGTTCGTTCACGAAACCGCGGCCGGCCTTCGCGCCGTTGATGTGGTCGTCGAAGGTATCAGCCTGCGCAAGACCCAGCGCGATGAATTCATGGCGGTGATCCGCAACGGCGGCGGCACGGTTGCCGGGCTGATCAAGGATCTCCGCAAGCTGGTCGATAAACTCAAGACAGCCTGA
- a CDS encoding MFS transporter, whose translation MTNNVARLTMVFSGIAHLFSHLLTLLYGTVVLVLPSVFNVTYGEMLGIAWLGIAMMGFGALPAGWLGDRWSQVGMMGVFFIGTGVATMATGLANSPAQIAIGLFFIGLFASIYHPVGVAWLIRNAKRRGEALGVNGIFGAAGVGGAAIVAGALTDIAGWRFAFLVPGALCFLSGLAFLGYVWRGDIRDTVADATNYQAATRGDVTRVFAIVFLVIFCGGMIAQTGQYVMPKLLSVGWSDWVQGSTLRAGVLTAAVFSVSMIAQYVSGRLADRYPLKWVYGGAYLLQAPVILFAAIAGGPLFVALMALMISANSGSLAPENAIIARYASGKWRSMVFAAKFVVGLGFTALIVTVVGKMYDHFSGFTEILLLLGGFALVSLIAISLMPFERHEDAIVTAPAE comes from the coding sequence ATGACGAATAACGTGGCCCGACTGACGATGGTTTTCTCCGGGATTGCGCATCTGTTCTCTCACCTGCTGACGCTGCTCTATGGCACGGTTGTGCTGGTTTTGCCGTCTGTTTTTAATGTCACCTATGGCGAAATGCTGGGCATTGCCTGGCTGGGTATCGCAATGATGGGGTTTGGTGCGCTGCCAGCCGGATGGCTTGGCGACCGGTGGAGCCAGGTTGGCATGATGGGGGTGTTCTTCATCGGCACCGGTGTCGCGACAATGGCAACCGGGCTGGCCAATTCACCTGCCCAGATTGCCATTGGCCTGTTCTTCATCGGGCTGTTTGCCTCGATCTATCATCCGGTTGGCGTTGCCTGGCTTATTCGTAATGCAAAACGCCGGGGTGAGGCGCTTGGTGTGAACGGTATTTTCGGGGCAGCCGGTGTTGGCGGTGCAGCGATTGTTGCAGGTGCCCTGACGGATATTGCGGGCTGGCGGTTTGCCTTCCTTGTGCCGGGCGCCCTGTGTTTTCTCTCTGGTCTGGCTTTCCTGGGTTATGTCTGGCGCGGTGATATCCGGGATACGGTCGCTGATGCGACAAATTATCAGGCTGCAACCCGTGGCGATGTGACCCGTGTTTTTGCAATCGTGTTTCTGGTGATCTTCTGTGGCGGGATGATTGCCCAGACCGGCCAGTACGTGATGCCGAAACTGCTGTCCGTTGGCTGGAGCGACTGGGTTCAGGGATCCACCCTGCGGGCGGGTGTTCTCACGGCGGCGGTCTTTTCCGTCAGCATGATTGCGCAATATGTCAGTGGCCGTCTGGCGGATCGCTATCCGCTGAAATGGGTCTATGGCGGGGCCTATCTGTTACAGGCCCCGGTGATTCTGTTTGCTGCGATAGCCGGTGGGCCGTTGTTTGTTGCCCTGATGGCGCTGATGATCTCGGCTAATTCCGGCAGTCTGGCACCGGAGAACGCGATCATTGCCCGCTATGCCAGCGGCAAGTGGCGCAGCATGGTTTTTGCTGCGAAATTTGTCGTGGGCCTCGGGTTTACTGCCCTGATCGTGACCGTGGTCGGCAAGATGTATGACCATTTCAGCGGCTTTACAGAGATCCTGCTGCTGCTGGGCGGTTTCGCGCTGGTCAGCCTGATTGCCATTTCCCTGATGCCGTTTGAGCGTCACGAAGACGCCATTGTCACTGCGCCAGCGGAATAG
- a CDS encoding AsnC family transcriptional regulator, whose translation MKLDRLDTRILAVLQEDGRLPLQNVGEAVGLSASQCGRRLRRLEEAGLVSGYAALLDPVAFGFDVTAFVTVTLAQHGEVPAARFHRAIERLPNILECWAVTGEGDYLLRVVATNLKSFSDVLMHDLLALPEVANVKSNIALDRIKQTTALPLSTT comes from the coding sequence ATGAAACTCGACAGACTGGACACCCGCATACTGGCCGTACTTCAGGAAGATGGGCGGCTGCCGCTTCAGAACGTGGGTGAGGCAGTCGGGTTGTCAGCGTCGCAATGCGGTCGCCGGTTACGCAGACTGGAAGAGGCCGGGCTGGTCTCCGGTTATGCGGCTCTGCTGGACCCGGTCGCTTTTGGTTTTGATGTGACAGCCTTTGTTACTGTCACGCTTGCCCAGCATGGCGAAGTACCGGCCGCCCGGTTTCACCGGGCGATAGAACGCCTGCCAAATATTCTTGAATGCTGGGCGGTAACGGGTGAGGGGGATTATCTGTTGCGGGTCGTCGCGACGAACCTGAAATCCTTCTCGGATGTGCTGATGCACGACCTGCTGGCTTTGCCTGAAGTCGCAAATGTGAAGTCGAACATCGCGCTCGACCGGATCAAGCAGACGACTGCCTTACCGTTGTCGACAACATAA
- the hppD gene encoding 4-hydroxyphenylpyruvate dioxygenase: MTDTNPMGTDGFEFVEYTAPDTAALAQLFETMGFTAVARHRSKDVTLYRQGEINFIINAEPDSFAQSFARVHGPSACAIAFRVKDAAAAFRRAVSLGAKPFEGRVGPMELNIPAIHGIGDSLIYLVDRYGEDTIYDVDFRPLPGAEQNPAGAGLTTIDHLTHNVYRGRMDIWSGFYEKLFNFREIRYFDIEGKLTGLKSKAMTSPCGKIRIPINESSDDKSQIQEYLEAYRGEGIQHIALSTSDIYDTVAELAKIGVTFMDPPPDTYYEMLPDRLPGHGEDIAALRKLGVLIDGAPTDDGGILLQIFTSTVIGPIFFEVIQRKGDEGFGEGNFRALFESIEQDQIKRGVLKV, translated from the coding sequence ATGACCGACACCAACCCGATGGGCACCGACGGATTTGAATTTGTTGAATATACCGCACCGGACACGGCCGCTCTGGCACAATTGTTCGAAACCATGGGGTTTACAGCTGTTGCAAGGCACCGGTCAAAGGATGTCACCCTGTACAGACAGGGCGAAATCAACTTCATCATCAATGCGGAACCGGACAGCTTTGCCCAGTCCTTCGCCCGTGTTCACGGCCCCTCCGCCTGCGCCATCGCCTTTCGGGTGAAAGATGCTGCCGCAGCCTTCAGACGTGCCGTGTCACTCGGTGCCAAACCGTTCGAGGGCCGGGTCGGCCCCATGGAGCTCAATATCCCGGCCATCCATGGTATCGGCGACAGCCTCATCTATCTTGTCGACCGTTATGGCGAGGACACCATCTATGATGTCGACTTCCGCCCCCTGCCCGGCGCAGAACAGAATCCTGCCGGGGCCGGGCTGACCACGATCGATCATCTCACCCACAACGTCTATCGTGGACGGATGGATATCTGGTCCGGGTTTTATGAAAAGCTCTTCAATTTCCGCGAGATCCGGTATTTCGATATTGAGGGAAAGCTGACCGGGCTGAAAAGCAAGGCGATGACCAGTCCCTGCGGCAAAATCCGCATTCCGATCAATGAAAGCTCAGACGACAAGTCTCAGATTCAGGAATATCTGGAAGCCTATCGTGGCGAGGGCATCCAGCATATCGCTCTGTCGACCAGTGATATCTACGACACTGTTGCCGAACTGGCGAAGATCGGCGTGACCTTCATGGACCCGCCACCCGATACCTATTACGAGATGCTGCCGGACCGGCTGCCCGGCCATGGCGAGGATATTGCGGCTCTCCGGAAACTCGGGGTGCTCATTGATGGCGCTCCGACAGATGATGGGGGCATTCTGCTGCAGATTTTCACCTCGACCGTTATCGGCCCGATCTTCTTTGAAGTCATTCAGCGCAAGGGGGATGAAGGCTTTGGCGAGGGCAACTTCCGCGCCCTGTTTGAAAGCATCGAGCAGGACCAGATCAAACGGGGGGTTCTGAAAGTCTGA